DNA sequence from the Arthrobacter sp. V1I9 genome:
CCACGTTGTCGTTCCTGATCTATGTGGTGTGCCGCGTTATCGGATCCATCCGGTCGTCCCGGGGCATCAACGGGCGGGTGCTGCAGGCCCACTGATCGTGCGTGGACCGGTTCGCGCGGCAGGGGGCCCTAAGCCGGACCTGCTTAGAGCTCGCCGGCTGCCTTGCGCGCCGTGCAGTCAGGGCACAGCCCGAAGATCTCCACGGTGTGCGCCACTTCCGTGAAGCCGTGTTCGCTGGCCGTGCGGGCTGCCCACGTTTCCACGGCGGGCGCTTCCACCTCGACGGCTTTGCCGCAGTTCCGGCACAGGAGGTGGTGATGGTGGCCGGTGACGGCACAGCGGCGGTACACCGCTTCGCCGTCGCCGTTGCGCAGCACATCCACCAGGCCCTCGTCTGCAAGGGACTGGAGGATCCGGTAGGCGGTGGCGAGGGACACCGATACGCCCTGGTTCTGCAGGATGCGGTAGAGCTCCTGCGTGCTCACAAAATCGTGCAACTCATCCAAAGCGGCGCTGACTGCCAGCCTCTGCTTGGTCACGCGCTGTTCCTTGCCGGCAACGGGCGCGGCGGTGCCTGCCGGCACGGAAGCGGCCCGTGCGGTGCCTCCCAAGGCTTCGGCCGAAGCGGGCTTGGTGGAATCAGCCTTGGCGCCGAACGGCATGGATGGACTCGCTTCCCTCAGGATGGTGGCAAAGATCAAGATTACCAGCCGGAGCTTCGTGGACACGGGTTCGGACCGAACCCTAGGCTGGCGCTATGAAGCTGACCAAATACACCCACGCCTGCGTCCGACTCGAGAAAGACCGCCGGGTTCTGGTGTTGGACCCGGGCACGTTTTCGGAAGCGGCGGAGGCACTGGGCGGTGCCGAATCGGTCCTGGTCACCCACGAACACGGCGACCACATCGACGTTCCCGCTGTGGTGGCTGCTTTGAAGGACAACCGGGACCTCGTGGTTTTTGCCCCGGCGGGCGTCGCGGATAACCTGCGCAAGGAAGCCTCTGAAGCAGCGGACCGGATCCACACCGTAGACCCCGGATCGTCCTTCGAAACGGCGGGCTTCGAGGTTCGCAGCTTCGGCGGGCAGCACGCCTTGATCCATCCTCAGATCCCCGTGGTGGCCAACGTCGGCTACCTCCTGGACGGCAATGTCTACCACCCCGGTGATTCGTTCGTCATTCCGGACGGCATCAGCGTGCAGACGCTCTTGGTGCCGATCCACGCGCCGTGGAGCAAGGCAGCTGAAGTGGTGGACTTCGTGATCGGCGTCCGGGCACCACGGGCATTCCAAATCCACGACGGCCTGCTCAACGGGAATGGCCTGAAAATCGTGGAAGGCCATGTCAAGCGCCTCGGAGCCAAGTACGGCACGGAGTATCAGCACCTGGCCGCGGGCGAGTCGGTGGAAGTCTAAGCCTCGCCACCGTCCCAGGTGCCGCTATTGAAGAACCGCCTGATGACCGCTTCGTACGGCTGCGGATCCAAGCCATGGGACGCCAGCCACCCGGGGGAGTAATAGTTGCCTGCATAGCGCTCGCCGCCGTCGCACATCAGCGAGACGATGCTGCCGTGGCGGCCTTCGGCGATCATCCCCGCAATGAGTTGCCACACGCCCCAAAGGTTGGTTCCGGTGGAGGGACCGGCATGGAGCCCGGCGAGCGTGCGGAGGTGGCGCATGGCGGCGACCGACGCAGCGTCCGGCACTTGGATCATATGGTCGATCACGGACGGCACAAAGCTGGGCTCCATCCGGGGCCGGCCAATGCCCTCGATCCGGGACGGCGATCCGGTAGCAGGGTCGGACGACGTGCCGCGCCAGCCCGGGTAGAAGGCCGAGTTTTCCGGATCGACCACCACCAGCCGGGTGGGGTGGCTGTTGTAACGGAGGTACCTGCCGATGGTGGCGCTGGTACCGCCCGTCCCTGCGCCCACCACAATCCAGTCCGGCACGGGATGTTCCTCCAGCTCAAGTTGGCCGAAGATGGACTCCGCGATGTTGTTGTTTCCGCGCCAGTCCGTTGCCCGCTCGGCGTAGGTGAACTGGTCCATGTAGTGCCCGCCGCTGGTGGCGGCGACCTCTTCCGCCGTCGCATAGACCTCGGAGGCGTGGTCCACCAGGAGGCACGAACCGCCGAACTGCTCGATCAGCGCAATCTTTTCGGGGCTGGTGGTGCGCGCCATAACGGCTATGAAGGGCAGTCCCAGGAGCTGCGCGAAATAGGCCTCGGACACCGCGGTGCTGCCGCTGGAGGCCTCGACGATGGTGGTGTCCTCCCTGATCCAGCCGTTGACCAGGCCGAAGAGGAACAGGGAGCGCGCCAGCCGGTGCTTGAGGCTGCCGGTGCGGTGGGTGGACTCGTCCTTGAGATAAAGCTGTACGCCCCAGTGCTCGGGAAGGGGTACCGAGTAGAGGTGGGTATCGGCGGAGCGGTTGTTTTCTGCCGTGATTTTCCGGATGGCTTCGTCCGCCCAGTCCCGGCCGGCGGTGCGCTCGATCTTCACCGCACCAGCCTACCTGCGGCCGCCGGAGCTGCCGTTAGAGTGGGAGCGTTGGCTGCCCACGCGAAGGAGCACAATGAATCCGCTGATGGATGTTTCCGAACTGGAGGGGCGCCGTGCCGGCGGTGTGCGCACAGTGCTGCTGGACGTGCGGTGGGCGCTGGGCGACCCGCACGGCCATGACCACTACCTGAAGGGGCACCTGCCGGGCGCCGTCTTCGTTAATCTTGCCACCGAGCTTGCGGATCCTGCTGCCCCGGAGCGGGGAAGGCATCCGTTGCCATCACCCCGAAGGTTCCAGGAGGCGGCGAGGCGCTGGGGCATCAGCAACGGTGATGTTGTGGTGGCCTACGATGACAGCGCCAACATGGCGGCAGCCCGGGCGTGGTGGATGCTGCGCAACGCCGGCCTTCCCGAGGTTTACCTGCTCGACGGCGGCCTGGCGGCTTGGCGTGCAGCAGGGCTGCCGTTGGAACTGGGCGAGGTCCCGCCTGTTCCTGGCCACGTCACGCTTGCAGACGGGCAGATGCCGGTCCTGGAGGCGGCCGACGTGACCTCCTGGATGGAGGGCGGACCCGTTGCGGAGAAGGACCGTCCGGACGGGCGCCCCGCCGACAGGATTCTTTTGGACGCGCGGGCCGGAGAGCGGTACCGCGGCGAGATTGAGCCTGTTGATCCCCGAGCTGGCCACATTCCGGGTGCAGTCAGCGGGCCGACGTCCGAAAACGTGGACGGCGCCGGCTGCTTCCTGCCTCCCGCCGAGCTGCGCCGACGCTTTGAGTCGCTGGGCGTCACCGACGACGTCGAGGTGGGAGTCTACTGCGGGTCCGGCGTCACGGCAGCCCACCAGGTGGCCGCCCTTGAACTCGCCGGCTTCCGTGCCGCCCTCTATCCCGGGTCCTTCTCCGAGTGGTCCAGCAACCCCCATCTGCCGGTAGTGACGGGGCCGGAGCCCCGCGGCGACGGCGGCGGCCCGGCTGGGTGGAAACTTGGCGGCGCTCAAGGGTAGCGTCGCACTATGACTCCTGGACGTCCCGTGCCGCCGCCCCTCGCAAAACCTGTCACCCCTGAACCTGCTGCCCGTGAACCTGTCACCGCTGAGACCGTTGCCTCCGGGTTGATTGCGTCCGGATCCGCTGCTTCCGACGGCGGCGTGCTGGCTGCCGCGTACGGCGCCACATCCCCGGACAGCGGCTTGGTCCCGCTGACCCTCTCCCGCCGCACTCCCCAGGCCGACGACGTCGAAATTGCCATCGAGTTTTGCGGGCTGTGCCATTCGGATGTCCACGCGGTTCGCGGCGAGTGGGGTGGTACAACCTGGCCGCTGGTGCCCGGCCACGAGATCGTTGGCACTGTCAGTGCCGTGGGATCAGCCGTTACCGGGTTCGCGCCGGGGGACCGGGTGGGCGTTGGCTGCATCGTGGACTCCTGCCGCGAGTGCGAAAGCTGCCTGGACGGCCTGGAACAGTACTGCGAAAACGGAATGACCGGCACGTACGGGGCCGTCGACCGGCGCAACGGCAACTCGATCACACAGGGCGGCTATTCCTCCTCTGTGGTGGTGGACCGCCGCTACGTCCTTCATATACCGGACTCCCTGGACCCGGCCGCCGTCGCTCCGCTGCTGTGCGCCGGCGTTACGACGTTCTCGCCCCTGCGGCACTTCGACGTCGAAGAAGGCGACGTTGTGGGTGTGGTGGGGCTGGGCGGACTAGGTCATATGGCCGTCAAGTTCGCCAAGGCGATGGGAGCGAAGGTGGTGGTGTTCACCACGTCCGAGTCCAAAGTGCCGGCCGCCCTGGAACTGGGGGCCGACCAAGTGGTCCTGTCCACGGACGAAACAGCGATGGACGCGGCCAACCGCACCGTCGACCTCATCATCGACACCGTGGCAGCTCCGCACGACCTGAACCCGCTGTTCCGGACACTGCGCGTGGACGGGGCGCTTTTCCAGCTCGGACTTCCGTCCGAGGCGATGCCGCCCGTGAACCCCCGGGCGCTGATCAGGCGCCGGATCGCGTACGCCGGCTCGTTGATCGGAGGCATTGCCGAAACCCAGGAAATGCTGGACTTCTGCGCGGAGCACGGCGTGGTGGCGGACATCGAAGTGGTCGGCGCTGATCAGCTTAACGAAGCCTACGACCGGATGGTCGCCGGCGATGTGAAATACCGGTTCGTGCTGGACACCAGCACTTTGCAGGCACCCGCCAAGGAGGCAGACGCATGAGCACGCTCTTCACCAGGATCCTGAACGGCGAGATTCCCGGCCGGTTCGTTTGGCGGGAGAACGACGTATCCGCGTTCCTCACCACGGGTCCGCTGGCCGACGGCCATACCCTGGTGGTTCCCACCGAGGAGGTGGACCGCTGGACCGACGCCTCTCCGGAGACCCTGGCGAGGGTCATGGAGGTGGCCCAGCGGATCGGCGCCGTCCAGGTGGACGTCTTTGGCGCGGCGCGCGCCGGGCTGATTGTGGCCGGCTATGAAATTAACCACCTGCACGTGCACGTCTGGCCCTCCAGGAGCATGGCCGAGTTTAACTTTGCCACCGCGGACCAGAACCCCGATCCGGAAGTTTTGGACGCCAACGCCGAGAAACTCCGGCAGGGCCTGCGCGCTGCGGGGTACGGCGACTTCGTCCCGGCCTAAGCCGGGGCCAGCGCCTTGTTGAGAACAGCGCGGATCCGCTTCTCGGACACCGAATAGGCGGTCCCAAGTTCGACGGCGAAGAGGCTCACCCGGAGCTCTTCAATCATCCACCGGACCTGGGCAAGCTCGCCGCCGGCCCTACGGCCGGGCAGCAGGGCCGATACGGCGTCGTCGTAGTCATCCTCGAGGCGCTGCACCACCGCCATGCTGAGGGCGTCCCGCTGGACATTGCCCGGGAGGCGTTCCAGCCGCTTCTCAATGGCTGAGAGGTACCTCGGGAGCTGGCTGAGTTGGGCATAGCCGGTGCGTGCCACAAAGCCGGGGTACACCAACTGGTCGAGCTGGCTCTTGATGTCGTTGAGCGCGCTGATGAGGGCCAGGCTGGTGGTCCCCTTCAGCTGCTTTTCAATGCGCCGGGTACTGGCGAGGATGCGCTCCACCACGGCCGTCACGCTGAACACGGTGTCGATCAGCTCAGCCCGGACCAGCTCGTAGAGCCCGTCAAAGGACTTGCGGTCCCAGGGGAGCTCGGCAGGAGTGAGCTTGTCGATGGCCGCCAGCGCACAGTCGGCAATGAGGGCTGAAACAGAGCCATGCGGGTTCTGGCTGAATGTCAGTTTCTCCGTGTTGCTCAGATGCTCCAGCACGTAGCGGTCAGGAGCAGGAACGCGCAGGGCCAGCAGCCTGATCACGCCGCCGCGCATGGCGTCCTGCTGTTCGTCCGCGGTCTGGAACACCCGAAGGGCCACAGACTTGCCCTGGTCCTGCAGGGCCGGATAACCCGTGACGGTGTGGCCCTTGACCGTGTTGCTGACCTGGCGAGGGAGGGTTCCGAAACTCCACTCGGTGAGGCCGTCCTGCTCCCGGAACCCGGCGGGGCCGGTCCCGGCCGGCACCTGGGCGGGTGCCTGCAGGCGGGGAGTCCCGCCGTCGTCGGCCCTTCCTGCAGCCCGCCCGGCGTTGCTGCGCGGAGCGGTAGAGGCGGGTGTGGCACCCAGCGACTCGGCAATGGCCCGGCGGGTGGCAGGCGCAAGCTTCTCCTGAAGGGCAGCGAGGTCCTTGCCCTCATCCAGGACCTTGCCTTTGCTGTCCACCACCTTGAAGGTCACGCGCAGGTGCGCGGGCACCGCGTCCCAGTTCCACGAACCGGGCGGGATGACGTGCCCGCGGACGCGGCGGAGCGCAAGTTCGAGGGACCGTTCAAGCTCGTCCAAGGCCGGGTCGAAATCGGACTCAAGGACAGCAACTGCCTGCCGGGCCACGTCCGGGGCAGGGACGAAGTTCTTGCGGACCTGCTTAGGCAGGGACTTGATCAGGGCCGTTACCAGTTCCACGCGCTGGCCCGGAATCAGCCAGCGGAAGGCCTTGTCGTCCAGCTGATTAAGGAACAGGACAGGCACTTCGGCGGTGACGCCGTCGCTCGGATTGGGCGGCGAGCCGGGGGCCACAGGGTGGAATTCATAGGTCAGCGGGAGTTCAAAACCCTTGTGCAGCCAGGTCTTGGGGTAGGCGGAGACGTCGAGGTCGTCGGCGTCATCGCTGAGGAGGAGCGACTTGTCGTAGTCCAGGAGGTCAGGGTTTTCCTGCCGGGCGTCCTTCCACCACTTGTCAAAGTGCCGTTCGGACACAACGTCCGGCCCGACCCGCGCATCGTAGAACTCAAACAGCGTTTCGTCGTCCACCAGGAGGTCCCGGCGCCGCATCCTTGCTTCGAGTTCCTCGACCTCCTGCAGGAGGGCACGGTTGCGGTGGAAGAACTTGTGGTGGGTCTTCCAGTCGCCCTCCACCAGGGCATGCCTGATGAAGAGTTCCCTGGCGACGACGGGATCCACCCTGCCGTAGTTGATCCTGCGCTGGGCGATGAGGGGTACGCCGTAGAGGGTGACCTTTTCGTAGGCCATCACTGCGCCCTGGCGGGTGGACCAGTGCGGTTCGCTGTAACTGCGCTTGACCAGGTCGGGGGCCACCTGCTCCGCCCAGACGGGATCGAACCGGGCGGCAACCCTGGCCCAGAGCCGGCTGGTTTCCACCAGCTCCGCCGCCATCACGAACGTAGGGGACTTCTTGAACAGTGCAGAGCCGGGGAAGATCGCGAAGCGGCTGCCGCGGGCACCGGCGTATTCACGCTTGCGCTCGTCCAGGATGCCGATGTGACTCAGGAGCCCGGAAAGGAGGCTGATGTGGATGCCGTCGTGGTTGCCAACGGGATCGGCAAGGCGTTTGTTGTCCAGGCTGATGCCCAGTGGGCGGGCCAGCTGGCGCAGCTGGGCGAACAGATCCTGCCACTCGCGCACGCGGACGTAGTTGATGAATTCGGCCCGGCACAGGCGCCGGAAGGCAGAGGACGACAACTCCTGCTGCTTCTCCTGGATATAGTTCCAAAGGTTGAGGAAACCGGTGAAGTCCGAGTTTTCGTCCTTGAACCGGTTGTGCTTTTCCGCCGCGAGCTGCTGCTTGTCCGTAGGGCGCTCGCGCGGGTCCTGGATGGTGAGGGCCGCCGCGAGGATCATGACTTCGCGGACGCAGCCTCGTTTTCCCGCTTCCACGATCATCCGGCCCAGCCGGGGGTCCACCGGCAGTTGGGCGAGTTTGTGCCCGACGGCGGTAAGTCCGCCGCCGCCCTTCGTCGCGTCGGAGCCGTTTTGGGGCCGGGCGGCAGCCAGGGCGCCGAGTTCGCGAAGCAGCGTGACGCCGTCGTTGATGGCCCGCGCTTCCGGGGGCTCCACGAAGGGGAAGTTCTCGACGTCCTTCGGCCCCCGGGCCACTCCCATGGCTGTCATCTGCAGGATGACAGCGGCCAGGTTGGTGCGCAGGATTTCGGGATCCGTGAAGCGGGGCCGGGATTCGAAGTCCTCCTCGGAGTAGAGGCGGATGGCGATGCCGTCCGATACGCGCCCGCACCGCCCGGAACGCTGGTTCGCCGATGCCTGTGAAACGCGTTCGATGGGCAGCCGCTGGACTTTGGTGCGGTGCGAGTACCGGGAGATGCGGGCAGTGCCGGTGTCGATCACGTATTTGATGCCCGGCACGGTCAGCGACGTCTCGGCCACGTTGGTGGCAAGGACGATCCGGCGTTTGTTGCCGGGGTGGAACACCTTGTGCTGTTCCTGCAGGCTGAGCCGGGCAAACAGGGGGAGGATCTCGGTTCCGGCCAGTCTCCGGTTGGACTGGATGCGGGCCTGGAGCGCCTCGGCAGCGTCCCGGATTTCGCGCTCGCCGGAAAAGAATACGAGGATGTCGCCGGGGGCTTCGGCAGCGAGTTCGTCCACGGCGTCACAGACGGCGTCGAGGGGATCGCGGTCTTCCTCGAGTTCGTCGTCGGAAGCGTTCTCTTCATCAGTTCCGGCGGGGGGCTGTGACAGCGGGCGGTACCGGATTTCCACGGGGTACGTCCGCCCCGAGACCTCGATGATGGGCGCTGGGTTTTCCGGCGTGCCGAAGTGGTTGGCGAAGCGCTCGGGATCGATGGTGGCGGACGTGATGATCACCTTCAGGTCCGGCCGCTGCGGCAGGATCCGCCGGAGGTAGCCGAGGATGAAGTCGATGTTGAGGCTGCGCTCATGGGCTTCGTCGATGATGATGGCGTTGTACTTGCGCAGCAGCTTGTCGCGCTGGATTTCCGCGAGCAGGATGCCGTCGGTCATCAGCTTGACCTTGGTGTTCCGGCTGACCTCGCCGGTGAAGCGGACCTGGAACCCGACTTCCTGGCCGATGTCCACGCCCAGTTCCTCGGCGATGCGCTCCGCGACCGTGCGGGCTGCGAGCCGGCGCGGCTGGGTGTGGCCGATTAGGCCGTTTTCGCCCAGGCCAAGTTCAAGGCACATTTTGGGGATTTGGGTGGTCTTACCGGAGCCGGTCTCGCCGGCGATGATGGTGACCTGGTTCGCTGCGATGGCGGCCATCAGGTCTTCGCGGCGCTCGGAGACCGGCAGCTCGGCAGGATAGGAGATGTGAAGTGTCATGGCTGCTGACAGTCTACTGCGGGAGCCCGGGCTTCCCGTTTCGACTGGTTGCAGCTGTGCCCGGCCTCTGTGGCCTGGGTTAGAAGATGCGGAGCGTGTAGTTGGTGCTGGGAAGGTCCAGGGCGGACCATGCTTCATGCGATTCAACGGGAGGCGTGTGCCCCCTGCCGTCTTGCAGGAGAGCCGACACAGTGGCGGCAAATACGAGGAGCAGCAGGATGACGAGGACGGTTGTGAGGATTTCCATGCCTTCATGCTTCTCCTCTTTGGAACCAAGAAAAAGTGGCAGAAATGCCCAAAAAGCTAAAATTCCTGCCACAATGGAAGCATGCTGAAATCAGTAGCCGTCATCGTGGTCCCCAACTTCTCGATGTTCGAGTTTGGCACCGCCTGTGAAGTGTTCGGGATCGACAGGTCCGGGCGGGGGAGCGGCGTCCCGGCCTTTGACTTCCGCGTCTGCACGCCGGCGCCAGGCGACGTCCAGCTCAAGTCCGGGTTGTCCATGAATGTGAGCCTCGGGCTGGAAGCCACCGCCGACGCAGACCTCGTCATCATGACCCCCTACGGCAACGATGACGATCTACCCGAGTCTGTCCTCGAAGCACTGCGCGCCGCTGATGCGAGGGGAGCATGGGTCATGTCCATTTGCTCGGGAGCCTTTGCCCTGGCCCGGGCGGGCCTGCTGAATGGGCGGCGCTGCACCACGCACTGGCACTACTCAGGCCGCCTTGCTGCGGAATATCCGGGTGTCCGGGTGGACGAAAACGTCCTGTACGTGCAGGACGCAAACATCATCACCTCCGCCGGCACGGCTGCCGGTATCGATGCCTGCCTCCACCTCGTGCGGGTGGAATTGGGTGCGCACGTGGCCGCTGCGATTGCCCGCGACATGGTGGTCCCGCCGCACCGCGATGGTGGCCAGGCACAGTTTATTGACCGGCCCATGCCCACCTGCGGCTCTGCTCCGATGGAGGAACTCCTTCGCTGGATGGTGGAGCACCTGGATCGCGAGCATACGGTGAATGAGCTCGCCACGCGGGTGCACATGTCCGCCCGGACGTTCGCCCGGAAGTTCCGGTCAGAAACGGGGGCAACACCGGCGGCCTGGCTCAACTCCCAGCGGGTGCTCCGGGCGCAGGAACTCCTTGAGGCCACGGACATGAACATTGAGGAGATTGCGCGGGAGTCCGGATTTGGGCATCCGGTCCTGCTGCGGCACCACTTCGGAAAAGTCCTGGACACCAGCCCGCAGTCCTACCGCAGGGCCTTCCGCGGCCAGCTGGCGGAGGTGGGTTAGCCCCCGGGGCTTCATGCCTCCCGGCGCTGTGCCGCCCGTGATTCCTCAGCGGCCGCCCGGGTGCTGTCCACCAGCACCCGCCAGGGTCCGGTGACTGCCCGTTCGGGCAAGGCAGCGCGATGCTGGCCCGCCCGGATGGAGTAGATGAACCGGTCCGGTTGGGCTCCGGAGTATTCCGCTGTAGCGGCCCGCGGTGTTCGAGGCACGGCGTCCCAAGGGCATGCCTCGACGATGGGCTGCCACTGGTTCCTGGCTGTCTCGGAAACAGCGTTAACAGTCCACACCCGGGTCATCGCCGCGATGCCGCCGGTGCGCTCCACACTGATCTTCATGGCTTCGTTCCTGGGTGGTACGTCGAGCCCGGTGGCCCGAAGTACGGCAGCCAGGCATCCCGTTAGAGTTTGACCTTCACAGTTTCCCACGCGTTTCGCACGGCGTCATGCTCTTTTGAATCAGAACCGAAAAGCTCCCCAGCCGTAGCAGCCGTGGCGCGGGCAAAGACGGTGAAGGTTGCGCCCGTGGGCAAATCACCGCCGGTGAGCGTCTCGTACCAGATGCGCCCGGGGGAGTCCCAGGCGTTTCCGCCCAGCTGTTCCGCCACGAGGTAGAACGCCCGGTTGGGGATGCCTGAGTTGATGTGGACACCGCCGTTGTCCGCGCTCGTCCTTACGTAAGTGTCCATGGAGTCTGGCTGCGGATCCTTACCCAGCACGTCGTCGTCGTACGCGGTTCCGGGAGCTTTCATGGACCGCAGGGCGCGCCCTTCCACCTCGGGCGTGAAAAGCCCCTCGCCGATGAGCCAACTGGCCTCCGTGACCGACTGGTCCTTCACGTACTGCTCCACAAGTGCACCAAAAACATCTGACATCGACTCGTTGATGGCCCCGGCCTGGTTCCGGTACACCAGGCCTGCGGAGTGCTGGGTAACCCCGTGTGCAAGCTCGTGGCCGATGACGCTGAGGGACCTGGTGAACCGTTCGAAGACCTCCCCGTCACCATCGCCGAAGACCATCTGGGTCCCGTCCCAGAAAGCGTTGTCGTAGAGCTTGCCGAAGTGCACGGTGGCGTTCAGGGGCAGGCCCCGGCCGTCGATCGAGTTCCTTCCAAAGACGTCAGCGTACAGCCGATGCGTGTGGCCCAGCCCGTCGTAGGCTTCGTCAGTTGCAGGATCCCCCGTGGCGTGCTCTCCCTCCTTGCGGACGAGTTTGCCCGGGAGGGTTTCCGAGCCGGCGGCGTCGAAAACCGAGCGGTTTGATGGTCCTGGTTTAGCCTGGCGCACTCCTGCCGGGACGTCGGGGGCGGCCTGCATGCGGGCTGCCTGGACAGAGCGGACGTGGCCCAAGGCTTCTTTGGCCGCTCGTGCGGCCGCGGAAAACTCCGGGGCGTCCTGCCTGGCCAGCCGCCTCAACAGGTATGGCGGAATGATGGAACAGAACGGAACGTGCATGGCGTACCCCCTCAACTAGGTAAATTCAGACTACGAGGGGGCACCGACAAAGCGGTGGATACACGCGGTGTTCCGTGTGGTGGGCGCCGTGATCATGAGCCGTGCCGGGCCGGACAAAGAGAAGCACCCCGGTCCGTGGACCGGGGTGCTTCTCGACTGGTGCCCTCGATAGGATTCGAACCTACGACCTTCTGCTCCGGAGGCAGACGCTCTATCCCCTGAGCTACGAGGGCAATCCGGGGGTTCCTGCCGTTGCCGGCGGGACGTCCTAGAGCTTAGCAGGAAGGTGGCCCGCAAGGGAAAATCGCCACTCGGGACTCGGAACTCCGGCGGGCACGGGCTCTCCAAAGCGGCGCGTTTCAGTAGCCCGAGAACGAGTCCACGTGCACCTTCCTGGCACCGGCCTGCCGTGCCGCACCACGCAACGAGGCGACGCTCGCTGGTGAGCCTGAGATATAAACCTCGCGGTCAGCAATGTCGGGAACGAGTGCTTTGAGGGCTTCACCGTCCACCCTGGCGCCATCTGCAGGGAACGCAGTGATGTGCGGCGGCGGCTGGGAACCATCGGCGATGCGGGCAACCACACGGACGCCTGCAGCCTTCAATTCATCCGCGTACGCGATCTCGTCGGCGCTCCTGGCCAGCAGCAGAATCATGGCGTCGCGGTCCCGTAAACCACCGGAGGAGAGATGTGAAAGGAAGGGGGTGATGCCGATGCCGGCAGCCATCATCAGGACGGGCTTGCGGGGATCGCGGGGGAGGACAAAGTCACCTCCAACGGAAGTGGCCGTCAGCTCGTCGCCCGGCTGCAGGGAAAGAAGGACCTTTTTGGCG
Encoded proteins:
- a CDS encoding GlxA family transcriptional regulator, whose product is MLKSVAVIVVPNFSMFEFGTACEVFGIDRSGRGSGVPAFDFRVCTPAPGDVQLKSGLSMNVSLGLEATADADLVIMTPYGNDDDLPESVLEALRAADARGAWVMSICSGAFALARAGLLNGRRCTTHWHYSGRLAAEYPGVRVDENVLYVQDANIITSAGTAAGIDACLHLVRVELGAHVAAAIARDMVVPPHRDGGQAQFIDRPMPTCGSAPMEELLRWMVEHLDREHTVNELATRVHMSARTFARKFRSETGATPAAWLNSQRVLRAQELLEATDMNIEEIARESGFGHPVLLRHHFGKVLDTSPQSYRRAFRGQLAEVG
- a CDS encoding protealysin inhibitor emfourin produces the protein MKISVERTGGIAAMTRVWTVNAVSETARNQWQPIVEACPWDAVPRTPRAATAEYSGAQPDRFIYSIRAGQHRAALPERAVTGPWRVLVDSTRAAAEESRAAQRREA
- a CDS encoding M4 family metallopeptidase, with product MHVPFCSIIPPYLLRRLARQDAPEFSAAARAAKEALGHVRSVQAARMQAAPDVPAGVRQAKPGPSNRSVFDAAGSETLPGKLVRKEGEHATGDPATDEAYDGLGHTHRLYADVFGRNSIDGRGLPLNATVHFGKLYDNAFWDGTQMVFGDGDGEVFERFTRSLSVIGHELAHGVTQHSAGLVYRNQAGAINESMSDVFGALVEQYVKDQSVTEASWLIGEGLFTPEVEGRALRSMKAPGTAYDDDVLGKDPQPDSMDTYVRTSADNGGVHINSGIPNRAFYLVAEQLGGNAWDSPGRIWYETLTGGDLPTGATFTVFARATAATAGELFGSDSKEHDAVRNAWETVKVKL